In Procambarus clarkii isolate CNS0578487 chromosome 36, FALCON_Pclarkii_2.0, whole genome shotgun sequence, one DNA window encodes the following:
- the LOC138371714 gene encoding involucrin-like has translation MLGDQQEVDQHSMLGNQQEVDQHSMLGDQQEVDQHSMLGNQQEVDQHSMLGDQQEVDQHSMLGDQQEVDQHSMLGDQQEVDQHSMLGDQQEVDQHSMLGDQQEVDQHSMLGDQQEVDQHSMLGDQQEVDQHSMLGDQQEVDQHSMLGDQQEINQHSMLGDQQEVDHLSILINQPTEQSLNK, from the coding sequence ATGCTGGGTGACCAGCAAGAGGTTGACCAGCATAGTATGCTGGGTAACCAGCAAGAGGTTGATCAGCATAGTATGCTGGGTGACCAGCAAGAGGTTGACCAGCATAGTATGCTGGGTAACCAGCAAGAGGTTGATCAGCATAGTATGCTGGGTGACCAGCAAGAGGTTGATCAGCATAGTATGCTGGGTGACCAGCAAGAGGTTGATCAGCATAGTATGCTAGGTGACCAGCAAGAGGTTGATCAGCATAGTATGCTAGGTGACCAGCAAGAGGTTGATCAGCATAGTATGCTAGGTGACCAGCAAGAGGTTGATCAGCATAGTATGCTAGGTGACCAGCAAGAGGTTGATCAGCATAGTATGCTGGGTGACCAGCAAGAGGTTGATCAGCATAGTATGCTAGGTGACCAGCAAGAGGTTGATCAGCATAGTATGCTAGGTGACCAGCAAGAGATTAATCAGCATAGTATGCTAGGTGATCAACAAGAGGTTGATCACCTCAGCATCCTCATTAATCAGCCAACTGAACAATCCCTGAATAAATAA